The following proteins are co-located in the Flammeovirga kamogawensis genome:
- a CDS encoding acyl-CoA thioesterase, which produces MLTRETQIRINYADTDQMGFVYYGHYAKFYEIGRTEALRSLGMSYKQMEAEGVMLPVLENFSKYIKPAKYDDLITIRTTLTEKPSVKLLFEYELFNQDGELLNTGKTKLAFMKKETYKPCRAPKNFMEAIASYFED; this is translated from the coding sequence ATGTTAACACGAGAAACACAAATACGTATTAACTATGCAGATACCGATCAGATGGGATTTGTCTATTACGGTCATTATGCAAAATTTTATGAGATAGGAAGAACTGAAGCTCTTCGCTCTTTAGGAATGAGTTATAAACAAATGGAAGCAGAAGGAGTAATGTTACCTGTCTTAGAGAACTTCTCTAAGTATATTAAACCTGCTAAATATGATGATCTAATTACAATTCGAACCACATTAACTGAAAAACCTTCTGTTAAGTTATTATTCGAGTATGAATTATTTAATCAAGATGGCGAATTACTAAATACAGGTAAAACAAAGTTGGCTTTCATGAAAAAGGAGACTTACAAACCTTGTAGAGCTCCTAAAAACTTTATGGAAGCAATAGCGTCCTACTTTGAAGATTAA
- the dnaJ gene encoding molecular chaperone DnaJ, which yields MSKADYYEVLGVERDASSGEIKKAYRKVAIKFHPDKNPDDKEAEEKFKEAAEAYEILGDDDKRAKYDRFGHQAFDGSGGFGGGGGMNMDDIFSHFGDIFGGGGGSPFGDFFGGGGGGGRRQRKGSNLRIKLKLNLQEMAKGVEKKVRIKRYNSCEPCNGTGAKNGTDLDTCQQCHGSGQVQKVVNTMLGQMVSNTTCPSCNGEGKIIKNKCESCHGEGRLYTEEEVAINIPPGVDDGMQLSMRGKGNMPKGGGVAGDLLIVIEAIEDEQLHRDGENIHFELHLSFMDAALGTTVEIPTLNGNVKVPIDAGTQSGKVLRLRGKGIRDINGYGVGDQLIHVSVYTPTKLSGEEKDLLKKLKESKNFLPTQEHKKEKSKNFFSRMKDFFAQ from the coding sequence ATGTCTAAGGCAGATTATTACGAAGTACTCGGCGTAGAAAGAGACGCATCAAGTGGTGAAATTAAGAAAGCATACAGAAAAGTAGCAATTAAATTTCACCCAGATAAAAACCCTGATGATAAGGAAGCTGAAGAGAAGTTTAAAGAAGCAGCTGAAGCTTACGAAATCCTAGGGGATGATGATAAACGTGCTAAATATGACCGTTTCGGACATCAAGCTTTTGATGGTTCTGGCGGATTTGGTGGCGGAGGTGGAATGAATATGGATGACATATTCTCTCACTTCGGTGATATCTTCGGCGGCGGAGGTGGTAGCCCATTCGGCGACTTCTTCGGTGGTGGAGGCGGCGGAGGTAGACGTCAAAGAAAAGGCTCTAACCTACGCATCAAATTAAAGCTCAACCTTCAGGAAATGGCCAAAGGGGTTGAGAAAAAAGTACGTATCAAGCGTTATAATTCTTGTGAACCATGTAATGGTACAGGAGCTAAAAATGGTACAGACTTAGACACATGTCAACAATGTCACGGTAGTGGCCAGGTACAAAAAGTAGTTAACACAATGCTTGGTCAGATGGTATCTAATACTACTTGTCCATCTTGTAATGGTGAAGGTAAAATCATCAAAAACAAATGTGAAAGCTGCCACGGTGAAGGTCGTTTGTATACTGAAGAAGAAGTTGCTATCAATATCCCTCCAGGAGTTGATGATGGTATGCAATTATCTATGCGTGGTAAAGGTAATATGCCTAAAGGTGGTGGAGTTGCAGGTGATTTACTCATTGTAATTGAAGCTATTGAAGACGAACAGTTACATAGAGATGGTGAAAATATTCATTTTGAATTACACTTAAGCTTTATGGATGCTGCTTTAGGTACAACTGTAGAAATCCCAACATTAAATGGTAATGTAAAAGTTCCTATTGATGCTGGTACTCAAAGCGGTAAAGTACTTCGTTTAAGAGGCAAAGGTATCAGAGATATCAATGGTTATGGCGTTGGAGATCAACTCATCCATGTTTCTGTATACACTCCAACCAAATTATCTGGAGAAGAAAAAGATCTTCTTAAGAAATTAAAGGAGTCTAAGAATTTCTTACCTACGCAAGAGCACAAAAAAGAGAAGAGTAAAAACTTCTTTTCAAGAATGAAAGATTTCTTTGCTCAATAA
- a CDS encoding PspC domain-containing protein gives MSKKLVKSTSNAVFSGVCSGIAKYFNIDPTIIRLGFVVSFFFGLGSPGLIYLVMAFVMPKDDTYFY, from the coding sequence ATGTCTAAAAAATTAGTAAAATCAACATCAAATGCGGTCTTTTCTGGAGTATGTAGCGGTATTGCAAAATACTTTAATATAGACCCTACAATAATTCGTTTAGGCTTTGTAGTCAGTTTCTTTTTTGGTCTTGGCTCACCAGGTCTTATTTACTTAGTAATGGCATTTGTTATGCCAAAAGACGATACTTATTTCTATTAA
- a CDS encoding YihY/virulence factor BrkB family protein has translation MAKKKIKTTIENNDLYKKVIHYLSNSRVPHTEVSFYVFSKALIARVDQNDLLQRSQAIAYSFSLAMLPFIIFFSTLLSYIPNDQVDIMFKIFREEMLPQYVYQAIEGPILDLSGRSRGGLLSFGFVGATYVATTGMRTLMNAFNSCYHLEDKRSLFKQFRVALNLTLLFLVTLFISSFILISGKHLLEHLHDIGFLNNEFTIYSLLTLRVLLIVLIFFFNVSLIFRFAPSEVMKKRIFNPGSVVATTLSIVVSLLFGLYLDTFNSYDILYGSLGAIMGLMGWIFIIAMILLIGFQINTTIEEAQLWTESNPPEEFR, from the coding sequence TTGGCAAAAAAGAAGATCAAAACTACAATTGAGAATAATGATTTATATAAAAAGGTAATCCATTATTTATCAAATAGTAGAGTTCCGCATACCGAAGTTTCCTTCTATGTTTTTAGCAAGGCTTTAATTGCACGCGTAGATCAGAACGATCTTTTACAAAGAAGTCAGGCAATTGCGTACAGTTTTAGTCTAGCAATGTTACCCTTTATTATATTTTTCTCAACACTACTTTCATACATACCAAATGATCAAGTAGATATCATGTTTAAAATATTTAGAGAAGAAATGCTCCCACAATATGTGTATCAAGCTATTGAAGGTCCAATACTTGATCTTAGTGGAAGGTCTAGAGGTGGTTTATTATCATTTGGTTTTGTAGGTGCTACTTATGTTGCTACTACTGGCATGAGAACGCTAATGAATGCATTTAATAGTTGCTATCATTTAGAAGATAAAAGAAGCTTATTTAAACAATTTAGAGTAGCATTAAACCTCACTCTACTTTTTTTAGTCACATTATTTATTTCTTCTTTTATTTTAATATCCGGCAAGCATTTATTAGAACATTTACATGATATAGGGTTCTTAAATAATGAATTCACTATTTACAGTTTACTTACCTTAAGAGTACTCTTAATTGTTCTTATTTTCTTCTTCAATGTATCTCTCATATTTAGGTTTGCACCTAGCGAGGTAATGAAGAAAAGAATCTTTAATCCAGGTTCTGTGGTAGCTACAACACTATCAATTGTGGTATCATTACTATTTGGATTGTACTTAGATACATTTAATTCTTATGATATTCTATATGGATCTCTTGGAGCAATTATGGGGTTAATGGGATGGATTTTTATTATTGCTATGATATTACTTATTGGTTTTCAAATCAATACAACTATTGAAGAAGCTCAACTTTGGACAGAGTCAAATCCGCCTGAAGAATTCAGATAA
- a CDS encoding nucleotide exchange factor GrpE, translated as MTENKGNDNIDNKEEKVTDDQTEATNSANKENENSTSDNDGVELSETEKLAKELAEMKDKYLRLYSEFDNFRRRTAKEKLDLQKTASEKVLSAIIPTVDDLERAIANTKSDSPEVKPVVDGIVMIKDKMLKTLEGQGVKQMEDATGKPLNTDYHDAITQIPAPTEDLKGKIVDVVEKGYTLNDKVIRYAKVVVGQ; from the coding sequence ATGACAGAAAATAAAGGAAACGATAATATCGATAATAAAGAAGAAAAAGTAACTGACGATCAAACTGAAGCTACAAATTCTGCAAATAAAGAAAATGAAAATTCTACTTCTGATAATGATGGCGTAGAACTTTCTGAAACTGAAAAATTAGCTAAGGAATTAGCAGAAATGAAGGATAAATACCTTCGTTTATATTCTGAGTTCGACAACTTCCGTAGACGTACTGCAAAAGAAAAACTTGACTTACAAAAAACTGCAAGTGAAAAAGTTCTTTCTGCAATTATCCCTACTGTTGACGATCTTGAAAGAGCAATTGCAAATACAAAGTCTGACAGCCCTGAGGTTAAACCTGTTGTTGACGGTATTGTAATGATTAAAGATAAAATGCTTAAAACTTTAGAAGGACAAGGTGTTAAACAAATGGAGGATGCTACTGGTAAACCATTAAATACAGATTACCATGATGCTATTACTCAAATACCTGCTCCAACTGAAGATTTAAAAGGTAAAATTGTTGACGTAGTAGAAAAAGGCTATACGTTAAATGATAAAGTAATCCGCTACGCTAAAGTAGTAGTCGGTCAATAA